A single Flavobacterium sp. 1 DNA region contains:
- a CDS encoding cell division ATP-binding protein FtsE yields MSQSVLSLKNVNIYQEGKAILSDVNLEVNHGEFIYIIGKTGSGKSSLLKTLYADLPLTEGEGKIVEFDLATLKEDDIPYLRRKIGIVFQDFKLLPDRTVKDNMLFVLKATGWKDKDEMDAKIEEVLSKVNMKDFANQMPHQLSGGEQQRIAIARALLNDPEFILADEPTGNLDPQTSIEVLEVLRQINALGKTVIMATHDYALLMKYPYKTLKCEDATIFEVVQRTV; encoded by the coding sequence ATGTCACAATCTGTACTGTCTTTAAAAAACGTAAACATATATCAAGAAGGAAAAGCTATTTTATCTGATGTTAATCTGGAAGTCAATCACGGCGAATTTATCTACATCATTGGAAAAACCGGTTCTGGAAAAAGCAGTTTATTAAAAACATTATATGCTGATTTACCTTTAACTGAAGGCGAAGGCAAGATTGTAGAATTTGATTTAGCCACTTTAAAAGAGGATGATATTCCTTATTTGAGAAGAAAAATCGGTATCGTTTTTCAGGATTTCAAATTATTGCCAGACCGTACTGTAAAAGACAATATGTTATTCGTTTTGAAAGCAACCGGCTGGAAAGACAAAGACGAAATGGATGCTAAAATCGAAGAAGTTTTGTCTAAAGTAAACATGAAAGATTTTGCAAATCAGATGCCTCACCAGCTTTCTGGCGGTGAACAGCAGCGTATCGCGATAGCAAGAGCATTATTGAATGATCCTGAATTTATTCTTGCTGATGAACCAACAGGGAATCTTGACCCGCAAACCAGCATCGAAGTACTTGAAGTTTTGCGTCAAATCAATGCGCTGGGTAAAACAGTCATTATGGCAACTCACGATTATGCTTTATTGATGAAATATCCATACAAAACCTTAAAATGTGAGGATGCAACTATTTTTGAAGTAGTTCAAAGAACGGTATAA
- a CDS encoding glycosyltransferase has product MKILYITPDMTDYGGIACVVSLKANYFVSVFNYEVDIIAPNTKNAPFFYDFNSKIKWHNCVDFQKSIFFLWKYIAFIKRIIAERNPDVIVICDAPQWMIIPWFLKKNTPIVLETHFSTSLKLVRRKDWLSLLRFKLVYFLKKKTLKKFIAIIYETYSGSKEWNAENSVIISNPLSFVSENATELKNKKAIAVCRHSYEKGLDRLLLIWKEAINKYPDWELDVYGEWEDTMLYQKMAVDMQISENVNFIAVTKDIKSCFEQSSVFLMTSRSEAFGMVLIEAMTCGLPSVVYDCPCGPREIITNNEDGFLIEDGNIDLFVKKLFLLLENQELRIEFGQKAKLNAEKYSSEAVMKSWKNLMEGLY; this is encoded by the coding sequence ATGAAGATTTTATATATAACTCCAGACATGACCGATTATGGGGGAATTGCCTGTGTGGTTTCGCTGAAAGCAAATTATTTTGTGTCTGTCTTTAATTATGAAGTTGATATTATTGCTCCGAATACCAAAAATGCTCCTTTTTTTTATGATTTTAACTCAAAAATAAAATGGCATAATTGTGTAGATTTTCAAAAATCAATATTTTTTTTATGGAAATATATTGCTTTCATAAAAAGAATAATTGCAGAAAGAAATCCAGATGTAATTGTTATTTGTGATGCGCCACAATGGATGATAATACCATGGTTTTTGAAAAAAAACACGCCAATTGTCCTAGAAACACATTTTTCCACTTCTCTTAAATTAGTGAGAAGAAAAGATTGGTTGAGTTTATTGAGATTTAAGCTGGTGTATTTTTTAAAGAAAAAAACATTAAAAAAATTCATTGCGATTATTTATGAGACTTATTCTGGTAGCAAAGAATGGAATGCTGAAAATAGTGTGATTATTTCTAATCCGCTTTCTTTTGTTTCAGAAAATGCCACAGAACTTAAAAATAAAAAAGCAATTGCTGTCTGCAGACATAGTTATGAAAAAGGTCTGGACAGATTATTGTTAATTTGGAAAGAAGCCATAAATAAATACCCGGATTGGGAGCTTGATGTTTATGGAGAATGGGAAGATACAATGTTGTACCAAAAAATGGCAGTCGATATGCAAATATCTGAGAATGTCAATTTCATTGCCGTTACAAAAGATATAAAAAGCTGTTTTGAGCAATCTTCAGTTTTTTTGATGACTTCAAGATCCGAGGCTTTTGGAATGGTGCTGATAGAAGCGATGACTTGTGGCTTGCCTTCTGTAGTATATGATTGTCCCTGCGGACCGAGAGAAATAATAACTAATAATGAAGACGGTTTTCTTATTGAAGACGGAAATATTGATCTGTTTGTCAAGAAACTATTCCTTTTATTGGAAAATCAAGAGTTGCGAATTGAATTTGGACAAAAAGCAAAACTAAATGCTGAAAAATACAGTAGCGAAGCTGTAATGAAATCTTGGAAAAATCTTATGGAAGGTTTGTATTAA
- a CDS encoding glycosyltransferase, translated as MLSILIPVYNYNAFPLVLELYKQCLECNLEYEIICQDDASNAFLAENNEINALENCHFSSNETNLGRGKNINKMAKKANYDWLLILDCDTFPQNSDFIKKYYFKIQKNDSSIVFGGILYEQKKPEKDQLLRWDYGHKRESLSVKKRKRKPNSSALTSNLLLKKELFSQYPFDENITKYGYEDLCFMITLEANKIKAAHIENPTFHLNLETSALFLDKTKTALENLAYILNSKKADLKDSKIITVYSLLKKLKLTRFTAYLFNLFEDKISAQLISNKPSLLLFDLYKLGHFCKLQSE; from the coding sequence ATGCTTTCTATTCTTATTCCGGTTTACAATTACAATGCTTTCCCTTTAGTTTTAGAATTATACAAACAGTGTTTAGAATGCAATTTAGAATATGAAATAATCTGTCAAGATGATGCTTCGAATGCTTTTCTAGCTGAAAACAACGAAATAAATGCTTTAGAAAACTGTCATTTTTCCTCTAATGAAACTAATTTAGGAAGAGGGAAAAACATCAACAAAATGGCTAAAAAAGCAAACTATGACTGGTTGCTCATTTTAGACTGCGACACTTTTCCTCAAAACTCCGATTTTATAAAAAAATATTATTTTAAAATCCAGAAAAACGACAGCTCAATTGTTTTTGGGGGAATCCTTTATGAACAAAAAAAACCAGAAAAAGATCAATTATTGCGTTGGGATTACGGCCATAAAAGAGAATCGCTTTCTGTAAAAAAAAGAAAAAGAAAGCCCAACAGCAGCGCATTAACTTCTAATTTACTGCTAAAAAAAGAACTTTTTTCACAATATCCTTTTGATGAAAATATCACAAAATACGGCTACGAAGATTTATGCTTTATGATAACATTGGAAGCAAATAAAATTAAGGCAGCGCATATAGAAAACCCAACTTTCCATTTAAATTTAGAGACCTCTGCCCTGTTTTTGGATAAAACAAAAACAGCACTGGAAAACTTAGCTTACATTCTTAATTCCAAAAAAGCAGATTTGAAAGACAGCAAAATTATTACTGTTTATTCTTTGCTGAAAAAACTAAAACTGACACGCTTTACGGCTTACTTATTTAATTTATTTGAAGATAAAATTTCTGCCCAGTTAATTTCAAACAAACCGTCACTTTTGTTATTTGACTTATATAAACTGGGGCATTTTTGTAAATTACAATCCGAATAA
- a CDS encoding FdtA/QdtA family cupin domain-containing protein — translation MIEEIQLFEIPVVEDVRGNLGVIESGFLPFEFKRVYYLFDVPSSAFRGGHSHILQKEVLIALSGSFEVTIHDGNSKKSYLLNKPNIGLLIPNGFWRELENFSSGAVCLVLASDVFDEEDYIRDFNVFLNSKK, via the coding sequence TCGAAGAAATACAATTGTTTGAAATTCCGGTTGTCGAAGATGTCAGAGGAAATTTAGGGGTTATAGAAAGTGGTTTCCTGCCATTTGAATTTAAACGGGTTTATTATCTTTTTGATGTACCAAGCAGTGCTTTTCGCGGTGGACATTCACATATCCTGCAAAAGGAAGTTCTTATTGCTTTGAGCGGAAGTTTTGAAGTTACAATACACGATGGAAACAGTAAAAAAAGTTATCTGCTGAATAAACCCAATATAGGATTATTGATTCCAAATGGTTTTTGGAGAGAGCTTGAAAATTTTTCATCTGGAGCAGTTTGTCTTGTTTTGGCATCTGATGTTTTTGATGAAGAAGATTATATTCGTGATTTTAATGTTTTTTTGAATTCTAAAAAATGA